From Kineosporia succinea, the proteins below share one genomic window:
- a CDS encoding EAL domain-containing protein — MPSFPRPRVSAEDLEIRRLLRLARVHLGLELAAVVEVLGDEVALRAVDCGQTSLTFLLDRRTPLEGSYTQGILSGKLPAHLTDTHWHPASRDLAGTRENGIGSYAAVPVGNGALLICASGVATPELDERATQFLGLLAEMMTDQLRRAHIGDPARIHEALDPSRFRMVYQPIVDLSHGGVVGYEALARFDDPGFPTPAHAFEAATRAGVGVQLELLTMRSALEQLPAVPAGGRLNVNLSAEALMTPAVVELILHHAEYPLSVEITEHTQVRDYNLLAQPLALLRGAGVEIVVDDAGAGFANFVHLLKLRPSVIKLDIEIVRGVDLDPMRLALTRSLVGFAAEAKVSLVAEGIETAGELQTLREIGVGFGQGFICGRPAALPAA; from the coding sequence GTGCCGTCCTTTCCGCGCCCGAGAGTCAGCGCCGAAGATCTCGAGATCCGGCGGCTGCTGCGGCTGGCCCGCGTGCATCTGGGGCTGGAGCTCGCCGCTGTTGTCGAGGTTCTCGGCGACGAGGTGGCCCTGCGGGCGGTCGACTGCGGGCAGACGTCACTCACGTTCCTGCTCGACCGGCGCACGCCTCTCGAGGGCAGCTACACGCAGGGCATCCTGAGCGGGAAGCTGCCCGCCCATCTGACCGACACGCACTGGCATCCGGCCAGCCGTGATCTGGCGGGCACCCGCGAGAACGGAATCGGGTCGTACGCCGCGGTCCCGGTGGGCAACGGGGCGCTGCTGATCTGTGCGAGCGGGGTGGCCACGCCGGAGCTCGACGAGCGGGCCACACAGTTCCTCGGGCTGCTCGCCGAGATGATGACCGACCAGCTGCGCCGGGCCCACATCGGCGATCCGGCGCGTATCCACGAGGCGCTCGACCCGAGCCGGTTCCGCATGGTCTACCAGCCGATCGTCGATCTCAGCCACGGTGGCGTGGTCGGTTACGAGGCGCTCGCCCGCTTCGACGACCCGGGTTTTCCCACGCCCGCGCATGCCTTCGAGGCGGCGACCCGGGCGGGGGTCGGGGTGCAGCTGGAGCTGCTGACCATGCGGTCGGCGCTCGAGCAGCTGCCCGCGGTGCCGGCCGGCGGGCGGCTCAACGTGAACCTGTCCGCCGAGGCCCTGATGACGCCGGCCGTCGTCGAGCTGATCCTGCACCACGCCGAATACCCGCTCAGTGTCGAGATCACCGAGCACACCCAGGTGCGCGACTACAACCTGCTCGCCCAGCCGCTCGCGCTGCTGCGGGGGGCGGGGGTGGAGATCGTGGTCGACGACGCCGGGGCCGGGTTCGCCAACTTCGTGCACCTGCTCAAGCTGCGGCCCTCGGTGATCAAGCTCGACATCGAGATCGTGCGGGGCGTCGACCTGGATCCGATGCGGCTGGCACTCACCCGCAGCCTGGTCGGCTTCGCCGCCGAGGCGAAGGTGTCGCTGGTGGCCGAGGGCATCGAGACCGCCGGCGAGCTGCAGACGCTGCGAGAGATCGGGGTCGGGTTCGGGCAGGGGTTCATCTGCGGGCGGCCGGCGGCGCTTCCGGCGGCCTGA
- a CDS encoding PrsW family intramembrane metalloprotease — protein MSTPIPAGAPMAAPRRPKLWVTLLWVAVIVVLVGSAVLSLLAITRETGLLNASTGAVLAAVPVFPVIATFLWLDRYEAEPPSLLSLAFAWGAGVSTFGALVINTASLIAIHNAGRDMTYAAVFVAPFVEEAFKGMAVVLILLLRRKEFDGVVDGIVYAGMAGIGFAYVENVLYLGRTFADDGTGGGTLFVFLLRCVVSPFAHPLFTAAIGLGIGVAVRSRNPMVKVFAPLGGYLTAVVLHGAWNWSASSGLAGFAAAYVVLQLPVFIAFISLALLARRREGKLVAQHLNIYGQTGWLTQAEVAMLASLPARREARDWAQRTGGPEARRAMRDFQEMGSELAFLRERMARGTASQDAATTEYAMLATLSQLRSQFLPRLSHPGPPVTG, from the coding sequence GTGAGCACGCCCATTCCCGCCGGTGCCCCCATGGCCGCCCCACGTCGTCCCAAGCTGTGGGTGACACTGCTCTGGGTCGCCGTGATCGTGGTGCTGGTGGGGTCAGCCGTGCTCAGTCTGCTGGCCATCACCCGTGAGACCGGCCTTCTCAACGCCTCCACCGGCGCCGTGCTGGCCGCCGTCCCGGTCTTCCCGGTGATCGCGACCTTCCTCTGGCTCGACCGGTACGAGGCCGAACCGCCGTCCCTGCTGTCGCTCGCATTCGCGTGGGGCGCGGGCGTGTCGACCTTCGGCGCCCTCGTGATCAACACCGCCTCACTGATCGCCATCCACAACGCCGGCCGCGACATGACCTACGCCGCCGTGTTCGTGGCGCCGTTCGTGGAGGAGGCGTTCAAGGGGATGGCCGTGGTGCTCATCCTCCTCCTGCGCCGCAAGGAGTTCGACGGCGTGGTGGACGGCATCGTCTACGCCGGCATGGCGGGCATCGGCTTCGCCTACGTGGAGAACGTGCTCTACCTGGGCCGCACCTTCGCCGACGACGGCACCGGCGGCGGCACGCTCTTCGTGTTCCTTCTGCGCTGCGTGGTCTCGCCGTTCGCGCACCCGCTGTTCACGGCCGCGATCGGCCTGGGCATCGGCGTCGCCGTGCGTTCCCGCAACCCGATGGTCAAGGTGTTCGCCCCGCTGGGCGGCTACCTCACCGCCGTGGTGCTGCACGGCGCCTGGAACTGGTCGGCCTCGTCCGGCCTGGCCGGTTTCGCCGCGGCCTACGTGGTGCTGCAGCTGCCGGTCTTCATCGCCTTCATCTCGCTGGCGCTGCTGGCCCGCCGCCGCGAGGGCAAGCTCGTGGCCCAGCACCTGAACATCTACGGGCAGACCGGCTGGCTCACCCAGGCCGAGGTGGCCATGCTCGCCTCGCTGCCCGCCCGCCGCGAGGCCCGCGACTGGGCGCAGCGCACCGGCGGGCCCGAAGCCCGCCGGGCCATGCGCGATTTCCAGGAGATGGGCAGCGAACTGGCCTTCCTGCGGGAACGGATGGCCCGGGGCACGGCGTCGCAGGACGCCGCGACCACGGAGTACGCGATGCTCGCCACGCTCTCGCAGCTGCGCTCGCAGTTCCTGCCCCGGCTGTCCCACCCCGGACCACCCGTCACCGGCTGA
- a CDS encoding ATP-binding protein, whose product MVIAQTQSADVAPSAKQSTAQKNAAPRSTELDLVLEAGSASCVLPGTPHAVPLGRAMVRRGLAHLGAESVSDDIALAATELIANAIEHGVRDCAREMTARTGGPDELQRRRPDSVRISLVSSGAHVVLSVTDPSPLPPVRRPRDMLAGGGRGLQLIESLSLCWGWTLLEEQEGQRAPGKSVWAMFPKVAAEKPAPQIRIQGAA is encoded by the coding sequence GTGGTGATTGCACAGACGCAGTCCGCGGACGTCGCGCCGTCCGCGAAGCAGAGCACTGCCCAGAAGAACGCTGCTCCCCGGAGCACCGAGCTCGACCTCGTCCTCGAGGCCGGCTCGGCCAGCTGTGTCCTGCCCGGCACCCCCCACGCGGTTCCTCTGGGGCGGGCCATGGTGCGGCGCGGGCTGGCCCATCTCGGCGCCGAGTCGGTCTCCGACGACATCGCGCTGGCCGCCACCGAACTCATCGCCAACGCCATCGAGCACGGAGTGCGTGACTGTGCGCGTGAGATGACCGCCCGCACCGGTGGGCCCGACGAGCTCCAGCGCCGGCGTCCCGACAGCGTGCGCATCAGCCTGGTCAGCAGCGGTGCCCACGTGGTGCTGTCGGTGACCGACCCGAGTCCGCTGCCGCCCGTCCGGCGCCCGCGCGACATGCTCGCCGGCGGTGGCCGCGGTCTGCAGCTCATCGAGTCGCTGAGCCTCTGCTGGGGCTGGACCCTGCTCGAGGAGCAGGAGGGGCAGCGCGCCCCCGGCAAGTCGGTCTGGGCCATGTTCCCGAAGGTCGCCGCCGAGAAGCCGGCGCCGCAGATCCGCATCCAGGGCGCGGCCTGA
- a CDS encoding UbiA family prenyltransferase — translation MRNLRRGAQGWVDAFHPLPTLAVTVFATAYALAAQNGLSLSGFGWAVSVGLAILAGQLCVGWSNDAFDAPRDLRAQRDDKPISSGRISVRVVAASACCAAAAAVLLSWRLPHDAGFLHLIAVLSAISYNAGLKSTVLSPLPYLVSFGLLPAIASLAVTGSVPTTSTIGAAALLGAGAHFANTVGDTEADALTGVRGLPQRIGPARSLTVMAVLIALAAAWLLVGVVGAGGVGVIREVTAGVLLLGGVLLGLAGALGRSLVLRGDAAFRLTLLAVSFVVAGVLVTA, via the coding sequence ATGAGGAACCTGAGGCGCGGGGCACAGGGCTGGGTGGACGCGTTCCACCCGCTGCCCACCCTTGCCGTCACCGTTTTCGCGACGGCCTATGCCCTCGCGGCCCAGAACGGGCTGTCCCTGTCCGGTTTCGGCTGGGCGGTGTCGGTGGGGCTGGCGATTCTGGCCGGTCAGCTGTGCGTGGGCTGGTCCAACGACGCGTTCGACGCCCCGCGGGACCTGCGGGCGCAGCGCGACGACAAGCCGATCAGCTCCGGCCGGATCAGCGTGAGAGTGGTTGCCGCGAGCGCTTGTTGCGCCGCCGCCGCGGCCGTTCTGCTGTCGTGGCGCCTGCCGCACGACGCCGGGTTCTTGCACCTGATCGCCGTCCTCAGCGCGATCTCCTACAACGCCGGTCTCAAAAGCACGGTGCTGAGCCCCCTTCCGTACCTGGTCTCGTTCGGTCTTCTCCCGGCCATCGCCTCCCTGGCCGTGACCGGATCGGTGCCCACCACGTCCACCATCGGTGCTGCGGCCCTGCTCGGAGCGGGAGCGCACTTCGCGAACACGGTGGGCGACACCGAGGCCGACGCGCTGACCGGAGTGCGAGGGCTGCCCCAGCGCATCGGGCCGGCCCGCTCGCTGACGGTGATGGCGGTGCTGATCGCGCTGGCGGCGGCCTGGTTGCTCGTCGGGGTGGTGGGTGCCGGCGGGGTCGGGGTCATTCGGGAGGTGACGGCCGGGGTGCTGCTGCTCGGGGGTGTGCTGCTGGGGCTGGCCGGAGCGCTGGGGCGTTCGTTGGTGCTGCGTGGTGACGCGGCCTTCCGGCTCACGCTGCTCGCGGTCTCGTTCGTGGTGGCGGGGGTGCTCGTGACGGCCTGA
- a CDS encoding metallophosphoesterase family protein gives MKLLIISDTHLPKRGHDLPAEVWDAVTQADVVFHAGDWVLESLLDKLERRAKQVVGVWGNNDGPGLRRRLPEVARVEIEGLRIAMIHETGQSQGREKRCDQAYPDTDLLIFGHSHIPWDTVTPNGLRLLNPGSPTDRRKEPDHTYLTAVAADGALHDVVLHRMPPKA, from the coding sequence GTGAAGCTGCTGATCATCTCCGACACCCATCTGCCCAAACGCGGCCACGACCTGCCCGCCGAGGTGTGGGACGCGGTGACGCAGGCCGACGTCGTGTTCCACGCCGGCGACTGGGTGCTGGAGTCACTGCTGGACAAGCTGGAGCGCCGCGCGAAGCAGGTGGTCGGGGTGTGGGGCAACAACGACGGCCCGGGCCTGCGCCGCCGCCTGCCGGAGGTCGCGCGGGTGGAGATCGAGGGACTCCGGATCGCGATGATCCACGAGACCGGCCAGTCGCAGGGGCGGGAGAAGCGCTGCGACCAGGCCTACCCCGACACCGACCTGCTGATCTTCGGCCACAGCCACATTCCCTGGGACACGGTCACGCCCAACGGCCTGCGTCTGCTGAACCCGGGAAGCCCGACCGACCGCCGCAAGGAACCCGACCACACGTACCTGACCGCGGTGGCCGCCGACGGCGCCCTGCACGACGTGGTGCTGCACCGGATGCCTCCGAAGGCCTGA
- a CDS encoding dynamin family protein: protein MEGIDAVRKEREDLLSQLDDYIIPRLQRPDAPALAVIGGSTGAGKSTLTNSIVGREVTRSGVLRPTTRSPVLVHHPFDSGAFLSQRILPRLTRVTSEAPEPIQPIDPKAPRITGLRLVPYDGLAPGLALLDAPDIDSLVETNRDLAVQLLQAADLWIFVTTAARYADAMPWEMLRQAAERGAAIAVVLDRVPPEALQELRIHLATKLRDNGLGGAALFTVPEASLENGFLPEDSVRPLRDWLRRIAGDDRSRSVVVERTLGGALRSLPARARVLAKAAAAQADGWSQLYEEIDGVMIPARFAMLDALSDGSLMSGQVLSHWQEFIARGDLASRLGGGSAGRAQRLGAALSSSDTDDRALATTVCDAVTASVHHAVRASMERVLSTWREHPYGASLLTARGHQVAPMDQETLLAKPIGEWREKVTQRVHEALAKAREERADLRVDEQTVADVMFALAISPDPGHAVSPVKAPGATPEPETTVPSAGSTVGARLAVEELLGEGIVRSILEAARTDLVMRSATVIDDERLRLERVLENPEDLGLRVGALLDAASAVNIAE from the coding sequence GTGGAAGGCATCGACGCGGTTCGCAAGGAACGCGAAGACCTGCTCAGCCAGCTCGACGACTACATCATTCCGCGACTTCAGCGCCCTGATGCCCCGGCGCTCGCGGTCATCGGCGGTTCGACCGGCGCGGGCAAGTCCACGCTGACCAACTCGATCGTGGGGCGAGAGGTCACCCGCTCGGGTGTGCTCCGGCCGACGACGCGGTCGCCCGTTCTGGTGCACCACCCGTTCGACTCGGGGGCGTTCCTGTCGCAGCGGATTCTGCCGCGACTGACCCGCGTCACCTCCGAGGCGCCGGAGCCGATTCAGCCGATCGACCCGAAAGCCCCCCGTATCACTGGTCTTCGGCTGGTGCCGTACGACGGCCTGGCTCCTGGCCTGGCGCTGCTCGACGCGCCGGACATCGACAGCCTGGTGGAGACGAACCGCGATCTCGCGGTGCAGCTGCTGCAGGCGGCCGACCTGTGGATCTTCGTGACCACGGCCGCCCGGTACGCGGACGCGATGCCGTGGGAGATGCTGAGGCAGGCCGCCGAGCGGGGTGCGGCGATCGCTGTCGTGCTCGACCGGGTGCCGCCCGAAGCGCTGCAGGAACTGCGTATCCACCTGGCCACCAAGTTGCGTGACAACGGGCTGGGAGGGGCGGCGCTCTTCACCGTGCCCGAGGCGTCGCTGGAGAACGGCTTCCTGCCGGAGGACAGTGTCCGGCCGCTGCGTGACTGGTTGCGGCGGATCGCCGGCGACGACCGTTCGCGATCGGTCGTGGTGGAACGCACGCTGGGAGGCGCGTTGCGCAGCCTCCCGGCCCGTGCCCGCGTGCTCGCGAAAGCCGCTGCGGCGCAGGCCGACGGCTGGTCGCAGCTGTACGAGGAGATCGACGGGGTGATGATCCCCGCCCGGTTCGCCATGCTCGACGCGCTCTCCGACGGGTCGTTGATGAGCGGGCAGGTGCTCTCGCACTGGCAGGAGTTCATCGCCCGCGGCGATCTGGCGTCGCGTCTGGGGGGTGGTTCTGCCGGCCGGGCTCAGCGTCTGGGGGCGGCGCTCTCCTCGTCGGACACCGACGACCGGGCCCTGGCGACCACTGTCTGCGACGCGGTGACCGCGTCCGTGCACCACGCCGTCCGTGCGTCGATGGAACGGGTGCTCTCGACCTGGCGGGAACACCCGTACGGCGCGAGCCTGCTCACCGCCCGCGGGCACCAGGTGGCTCCCATGGATCAGGAGACTTTGCTCGCCAAGCCGATCGGGGAGTGGAGAGAGAAGGTCACGCAGCGCGTGCACGAGGCGCTGGCCAAGGCCCGCGAGGAACGTGCCGACCTGAGGGTGGACGAGCAGACGGTGGCGGACGTGATGTTCGCCCTGGCCATCTCGCCCGACCCCGGTCATGCCGTCTCCCCGGTGAAGGCACCCGGGGCGACCCCGGAGCCGGAAACCACGGTGCCGTCGGCCGGTTCGACGGTGGGCGCTCGCCTCGCCGTCGAGGAACTGCTCGGTGAGGGGATCGTGCGCTCGATCCTCGAGGCCGCCCGCACCGATCTGGTGATGCGCTCGGCCACGGTGATCGACGACGAGCGCCTGCGGCTGGAACGTGTGCTGGAGAACCCCGAGGACCTGGGACTGCGGGTGGGGGCGCTGCTCGATGCCGCCTCCGCGGTGAACATCGCCGAATGA
- the orn gene encoding oligoribonuclease, whose product MTSENSERSQDRIVWIDCEMTGLDLGKDALIEVAALVTDSQLNVLGEGVDVVIRPPDGVVDTMVDVVRTMHTTSGLLEELDSGVTLQEAQQMVLDYIKAWVPDARKAPLAGNSVGTDRAFLVRDMPELEAHLHYRIVDVSSIKELSRRWYPRVYFASPAKNGGHRALADIRESIEELKYYREVLFVPQPGPDSDTARAAAKKYVLPPS is encoded by the coding sequence GTGACATCGGAGAACAGCGAACGTTCGCAGGACCGCATCGTGTGGATCGACTGCGAGATGACCGGCCTCGACCTGGGGAAGGACGCCCTCATTGAGGTCGCGGCGCTAGTCACCGATTCCCAGCTGAACGTGCTCGGTGAGGGGGTGGACGTCGTGATCCGGCCGCCGGACGGTGTGGTGGACACCATGGTGGACGTCGTGCGCACCATGCACACCACCTCCGGCCTGCTCGAGGAGCTGGACAGCGGTGTGACGCTGCAGGAGGCCCAGCAGATGGTGCTGGACTACATCAAGGCCTGGGTGCCCGACGCCCGTAAGGCCCCGCTGGCCGGCAACTCGGTCGGCACCGACCGCGCCTTCCTGGTGCGGGACATGCCCGAGCTCGAGGCCCACCTGCACTACCGGATCGTGGACGTCTCCTCGATCAAGGAGCTGTCCCGTCGCTGGTATCCCCGGGTGTACTTCGCCTCCCCGGCGAAGAACGGCGGGCACCGCGCGCTGGCCGACATCCGGGAGAGCATCGAGGAGCTGAAGTACTACCGCGAGGTGCTCTTCGTGCCCCAGCCCGGGCCGGACAGCGACACCGCGCGGGCGGCCGCGAAGAAGTACGTGCTTCCGCCGTCCTGA
- a CDS encoding sigma-70 family RNA polymerase sigma factor — MSEVRTPAGGAGGGAATVDAHDVVELEQFRTELTGYAYRMLGSGFEAEDAVQEAMIRGWRGLDRFEGRSALRSWMYRITTNVCLDMLKGRERRALPMDLGPSQKTAEVVLSAPLGEATWIQPIPDGRVLPDTSDPAEAAVQRETVQLAFVSLLQNLPPRQRVVLILREVLQWRASEVAELLDTTVASVNSALQRARATLAVDGTTPDEAIAKATAGAPGAPTDSEGAELLQRYLEAFENYDMEGLVALLHEDATMSMPPLNLWLQGPDEIVAWMEGPGHGCKGSRLVATSANGMPAFAQYRPAPEGGWAPWSLHVLQVVDGRIAGLTMFLDSPAFIKKSTLFPYFGLPARLE, encoded by the coding sequence ATGAGCGAGGTCAGGACACCGGCCGGCGGGGCGGGCGGCGGTGCCGCAACCGTCGACGCGCACGATGTGGTGGAGCTCGAGCAGTTCCGCACCGAGCTCACGGGGTACGCCTACCGCATGCTCGGCTCCGGCTTCGAGGCCGAAGACGCGGTGCAGGAGGCGATGATCCGGGGCTGGCGGGGGCTCGACCGGTTCGAGGGCCGTTCCGCCCTGCGCTCGTGGATGTATCGCATCACCACGAACGTCTGTCTCGACATGCTGAAGGGCCGCGAGCGCCGGGCCCTCCCGATGGACCTGGGGCCCTCCCAGAAAACGGCCGAGGTGGTGCTCAGCGCTCCGCTCGGCGAGGCCACCTGGATCCAGCCGATCCCCGACGGCCGGGTCCTCCCCGACACCTCCGACCCGGCAGAGGCCGCGGTTCAGCGCGAGACGGTGCAGCTGGCGTTCGTCTCCCTGCTGCAGAACCTGCCACCCCGCCAGCGAGTGGTGCTCATCCTGCGGGAAGTGCTGCAGTGGCGTGCCTCCGAGGTCGCCGAGCTGCTCGACACCACGGTCGCCTCGGTCAACAGCGCCCTGCAGCGGGCCCGGGCCACGCTCGCCGTCGACGGCACCACGCCCGACGAGGCCATCGCGAAGGCCACGGCCGGCGCCCCCGGCGCGCCCACCGACTCCGAGGGGGCCGAGCTGCTGCAGCGCTACCTCGAGGCCTTCGAGAACTACGACATGGAGGGCCTGGTCGCGCTGCTCCACGAAGACGCGACGATGTCGATGCCGCCGCTCAATCTGTGGCTGCAGGGTCCCGACGAGATCGTGGCCTGGATGGAGGGGCCCGGGCACGGCTGCAAAGGGTCCCGGCTCGTCGCCACCTCGGCCAACGGCATGCCCGCCTTCGCCCAGTACCGTCCCGCGCCCGAGGGTGGATGGGCCCCGTGGAGCCTGCACGTGCTGCAGGTCGTCGACGGCCGCATCGCCGGCCTGACCATGTTTCTCGACAGTCCCGCATTCATCAAGAAATCCACGCTGTTCCCGTACTTCGGCCTGCCCGCCCGGCTGGAGTGA
- a CDS encoding SAM-dependent methyltransferase — MTTQPHEPQTGRESQSGLSVDWSWTASDEDWIPPEIDISKPSAARMYDFALGGKDNFEVDRRAVNEIGRVIPDLTAVASANRGFLVRAVDLLAEQGIDQFVDLGAGIPTSPNVHEVAQVKAPGVRVAYIDNDPIVMAYNRALRAPRPGVLALDHDLRHPQSLLEDPRLRAHIDLGRPVGLLFIAVLHFVRREMAIKVVEQYRRLLPPGSCIAISAICSDGMEPGYVSTLEKVYDTSPTPLVVRSRSQVEQLFDGTELIGPGLVDVTHWRDDQPYLPIRVLCGVGRVV; from the coding sequence ATGACGACCCAGCCGCACGAACCGCAGACCGGGCGCGAATCGCAGTCCGGTCTCTCCGTCGACTGGTCGTGGACGGCGTCCGACGAAGACTGGATCCCGCCCGAGATCGACATCTCCAAGCCCAGCGCCGCCCGCATGTACGACTTCGCGCTCGGCGGCAAGGACAACTTCGAGGTCGACCGGCGCGCGGTCAACGAGATCGGCCGCGTCATCCCCGACCTCACCGCCGTCGCCTCCGCGAACCGGGGGTTCCTGGTGCGGGCCGTCGACCTGCTCGCCGAACAGGGCATCGACCAGTTCGTCGACCTCGGCGCGGGCATCCCCACCTCGCCCAACGTGCACGAGGTGGCCCAGGTGAAGGCACCCGGCGTGCGGGTCGCCTACATCGACAACGACCCGATCGTGATGGCCTACAACCGGGCCCTGCGTGCACCTCGCCCGGGAGTGCTGGCGCTCGACCACGATCTGCGCCACCCCCAGTCACTGCTCGAAGACCCGCGCCTGCGCGCCCACATCGATCTCGGCCGCCCGGTCGGCCTGCTGTTCATCGCGGTACTGCACTTCGTGCGTCGCGAGATGGCGATCAAAGTGGTCGAGCAGTACCGGCGCCTGCTCCCGCCGGGCAGCTGCATCGCGATCTCGGCCATCTGCTCCGACGGCATGGAGCCCGGTTACGTCTCCACGCTCGAGAAGGTCTACGACACCTCACCCACGCCGCTCGTCGTGCGGTCGCGCTCGCAGGTCGAGCAGCTGTTCGACGGCACCGAGCTGATCGGGCCGGGTCTGGTCGACGTCACGCACTGGCGCGACGATCAGCCCTACCTGCCGATCCGCGTGCTGTGCGGGGTGGGCCGGGTCGTCTGA
- a CDS encoding pyridoxamine 5'-phosphate oxidase family protein, whose translation MHIDTSGTAPTTPITEVTGFTEVTTVAELRDIVGTPIRRVAEKARARLGEPHRQWIAASPFLLLGTSAADGSCDVSPKGDPAGFVKVLDDRTIVMPERAGNRRVDGYLNVLGNPHVGMLFMIPGRPDTMRVNGRARIVSDAPFFDDLVVQGHRPVLALVVTVEEVFFHCTKAFLRSGLWEQETWHSDDVMSRAQISQALERPDEPLADIEAYYASATYSQSLYPVNPQ comes from the coding sequence ATGCACATCGACACGTCCGGCACCGCCCCGACCACGCCGATCACGGAGGTCACCGGGTTCACCGAGGTGACCACGGTCGCCGAACTGCGGGACATCGTCGGCACCCCGATCCGCCGGGTCGCGGAGAAGGCGCGTGCACGACTCGGTGAGCCGCACCGGCAGTGGATCGCCGCGTCCCCTTTTCTGCTGCTCGGCACCTCGGCCGCCGACGGCTCGTGCGACGTCTCCCCGAAGGGAGACCCGGCGGGATTCGTGAAGGTGCTCGACGACCGCACGATCGTCATGCCCGAGCGGGCCGGCAACCGACGCGTCGACGGCTACCTCAACGTCCTCGGGAACCCCCACGTCGGGATGCTGTTCATGATTCCCGGCCGTCCCGACACCATGCGCGTCAACGGCCGGGCGCGGATCGTGAGCGACGCCCCGTTCTTCGACGACCTCGTGGTGCAGGGGCACCGACCGGTGCTCGCGCTGGTGGTCACGGTGGAGGAGGTGTTCTTCCACTGCACCAAGGCCTTCCTGCGGTCCGGGCTGTGGGAGCAGGAGACCTGGCACTCCGACGACGTGATGTCCCGGGCCCAGATCTCCCAGGCCTTGGAGCGCCCCGACGAGCCACTGGCCGACATCGAGGCCTACTACGCCTCCGCGACGTACTCGCAGAGTCTGTACCCGGTGAACCCGCAGTGA
- a CDS encoding DUF397 domain-containing protein: MSHFRNGMPAELINAEWKKSARSGAQGNCVEMAALQDGQVAVRNSRFPQGPALVYTRSEIEALILGAKDGDFDHLLG; this comes from the coding sequence ATGTCGCACTTTCGCAACGGGATGCCGGCGGAACTGATCAACGCGGAGTGGAAGAAGTCCGCCCGCAGCGGGGCCCAGGGCAACTGCGTCGAGATGGCAGCACTGCAAGACGGCCAGGTGGCCGTGCGCAACTCACGGTTCCCGCAGGGTCCGGCCCTGGTCTACACACGCTCGGAGATCGAGGCGCTGATCCTCGGGGCCAAGGACGGCGACTTCGATCACCTGCTGGGCTGA
- a CDS encoding GGDEF domain-containing protein, protein MPSRPDEATARSDEATARIQSLATVARALGLSIRLDQMLELASESALDALGASSISISRLQPGTSTLQTLINVGDLAPDEERWPTDETYHFDDYPQARQVLSDLKVWVTDVDDPMGDAMEIALLKRLGKRTALAAPLIVDGQLWGEFYATRDARLNHFSPLDLAYTEALCAILAGALSRAIHFEALEQLAFRDPLTGLANRRALDDAAEVALQHRRSPGPETPGHLAGLVGIPDGRGRNRAGTDAPMRRVSAVAVDVNGLKRVNDTAGHSAGDQLLTSVARLLVQHFSPLIGSLIARVGGDEFVVLVPNHAVEAVLSCADALCGAASGLPEGAGVSCGVASTTRSWPLVSANDLFRAADQAQYEAKRRVSKTAVLSATLFDH, encoded by the coding sequence GTGCCATCTCGACCCGACGAAGCAACCGCCCGGTCCGACGAGGCGACCGCGAGGATCCAGAGCCTCGCGACGGTCGCGCGCGCCCTCGGGCTGTCCATCCGCCTCGACCAGATGCTCGAGCTGGCCAGCGAGTCGGCCCTGGACGCACTGGGCGCCAGCAGCATCTCGATCAGCCGCCTGCAGCCCGGCACCAGCACCCTGCAGACCCTGATCAACGTCGGTGACCTGGCCCCCGACGAAGAACGCTGGCCCACCGACGAGACCTACCACTTCGACGACTACCCGCAGGCCCGTCAGGTGCTGTCCGACCTGAAGGTCTGGGTCACCGACGTGGACGACCCGATGGGCGACGCGATGGAGATCGCCCTGCTGAAACGCCTGGGCAAGCGCACCGCCCTGGCCGCTCCCCTGATCGTCGACGGCCAGCTGTGGGGCGAGTTCTACGCGACCCGCGACGCCCGGCTGAACCACTTCTCCCCGCTCGACCTCGCCTACACCGAGGCTCTGTGCGCGATCCTGGCCGGCGCCCTGTCCCGCGCGATCCACTTCGAGGCCCTCGAGCAGCTCGCCTTCCGCGACCCTCTGACCGGCCTGGCCAACCGTCGTGCCCTCGACGACGCCGCCGAGGTGGCGCTCCAGCACCGCCGCTCACCCGGTCCCGAGACGCCCGGCCACCTGGCCGGGCTCGTGGGCATCCCGGACGGCCGGGGCCGCAACCGGGCCGGCACCGACGCGCCGATGCGCCGCGTCTCGGCGGTCGCCGTCGACGTGAACGGACTCAAGCGGGTGAATGACACCGCGGGTCATTCGGCCGGTGACCAGCTGCTGACCTCGGTCGCTCGGCTGCTCGTCCAGCATTTCTCACCCCTGATCGGCAGCCTGATCGCGCGGGTCGGCGGGGACGAGTTCGTCGTGCTCGTGCCCAACCACGCGGTCGAGGCCGTGCTGTCGTGCGCCGACGCCCTCTGCGGGGCCGCCTCCGGTCTCCCCGAGGGGGCGGGGGTGTCGTGCGGCGTCGCCAGCACCACCCGGTCGTGGCCCCTGGTGTCCGCGAACGATCTGTTCCGCGCCGCCGACCAGGCCCAGTACGAGGCCAAGCGCCGGGTCAGCAAGACCGCGGTGCTGTCGGCCACGCTCTTCGACCACTGA